Proteins from one Streptomyces genisteinicus genomic window:
- a CDS encoding aldo/keto reductase: MEQRVLGRTGRDVSVVGLGTWQLGADWGDVAEDDALGVLDAAVEEGVTFFDTADVYGDGRSEQLIGRYLRERPDAGVFVATKMGRRADQVPENYVLANFRAWNDRSRRNLGADRLDLVQLHCPPTAVYSRDEVFDALDTLVAEERIAAYGVSVETCEEALAAIARPGTASVQIILNPFRLKPLDDVLPAAAAAGVGIIARVPLASGLLSGRYTKDTVFAADDHRTYNRHGEAFDQGETFSGVDFATGVEAAAEFAEITGPERAPAAAALRWIVQQPGVTSVIPGARSAAQARANAAAAGGPPLPAATLDAVRDLYDRRIRAGVHHRW; the protein is encoded by the coding sequence ATGGAACAGCGTGTGCTCGGCAGGACCGGTCGTGACGTCTCCGTCGTGGGGCTCGGCACGTGGCAGTTGGGCGCCGACTGGGGTGACGTCGCCGAGGACGACGCGCTCGGCGTCCTCGACGCCGCGGTCGAGGAGGGCGTCACCTTCTTCGACACGGCCGACGTCTACGGCGACGGGCGCAGCGAGCAGCTCATCGGCCGCTACCTCCGCGAGCGCCCGGACGCCGGGGTGTTCGTCGCCACCAAGATGGGCCGCCGGGCCGACCAGGTCCCGGAGAACTACGTCCTCGCCAACTTCCGCGCCTGGAACGACCGTTCCCGCAGGAACCTCGGCGCGGACCGGCTCGACCTGGTGCAGCTGCACTGTCCGCCGACCGCCGTGTACTCCCGGGACGAGGTCTTCGACGCCCTGGACACCCTGGTCGCCGAGGAGCGGATCGCGGCGTACGGGGTGAGCGTGGAGACCTGCGAGGAGGCTCTCGCGGCCATCGCCCGGCCCGGCACCGCCTCCGTGCAGATCATCCTCAACCCGTTCCGGCTCAAGCCGCTCGACGACGTGCTGCCCGCGGCCGCCGCGGCGGGAGTCGGCATCATCGCGCGGGTGCCGCTCGCGTCCGGCCTGCTGTCCGGCAGGTACACGAAGGACACCGTCTTCGCCGCCGACGACCACCGCACGTACAACCGCCACGGAGAGGCGTTCGACCAGGGCGAGACGTTCTCCGGCGTCGACTTCGCCACCGGGGTCGAGGCGGCCGCCGAGTTCGCGGAGATCACCGGTCCCGAGCGGGCACCGGCCGCGGCGGCCCTGCGCTGGATCGTCCAGCAGCCCGGTGTGACGAGCGTGATCCCCGGAGCCCGTTCCGCCGCGCAGGCCCGCGCGAACGCTGCCGCCGCCGGCGGGCCGCCGCTCCCCGCGGCCACCCTGGACGCCGTCCGCGACCTGTACGACCGACGCATCCGTGCCGGGGTGCACCACCGCTGGTAG
- a CDS encoding MFS transporter, with protein MSADVRGTGGRPAPLPGRVRVGYGLGSLCTGTFATVPGLILLYYLTDVLAVPAAVAGLAVFLPKAWDVLVNPLVGALSDRSRLRGGPRRPFLLAGACTLPPLFALVFAAPPLRGAVAAAYVAVLFLLAATAYAVFQVPYVTMPAEMTEDPAERGRVLAWRVGFLGVAILLSGAAAPAIAHADGGGPAGYRLMGVAVAALLAVGMFGAWFTTRWAPAVARSRAEPSLRAQLAAARSNRPFLFLAGMWTLQALAVGVMLAGVQYFATYTLGSPAAVTPLFACLIGPLVLVMPLWRRLADRLGVKGAQWCASLLFLAGALVLALTPVAGPVTGYGAVVLIGVAYAGLQLLPLSMLADTLAADVLRTGRRRAATFTGLWTAAETLAFALGAGLFAAVLAASGFRSSDAEHRVAQPDSALTGIAAGMSLLPAVAAAASLWLLHRYHEDGGVPPGSGDAPAGGSAGPDAHDTHDAPAPAVPGQAAAQQEVRDGNAD; from the coding sequence ATGTCAGCAGACGTCCGCGGCACCGGAGGGCGGCCCGCCCCGCTGCCGGGCAGGGTACGGGTCGGCTACGGGCTCGGCTCGCTGTGCACCGGCACCTTCGCGACCGTGCCCGGACTCATCCTGCTCTACTACCTCACCGATGTGCTCGCCGTCCCCGCGGCCGTCGCCGGCCTCGCCGTCTTCCTGCCGAAGGCGTGGGACGTCCTCGTCAACCCGCTCGTCGGCGCCCTCTCCGACCGCAGCCGCCTGCGCGGCGGCCCGCGCCGGCCGTTCCTGCTCGCCGGAGCCTGCACCCTCCCGCCCCTGTTCGCGCTCGTCTTCGCCGCGCCCCCGCTGCGGGGGGCGGTCGCGGCCGCCTACGTGGCCGTGCTGTTCCTCCTCGCGGCCACCGCCTACGCCGTGTTCCAGGTGCCGTACGTGACGATGCCCGCCGAGATGACGGAGGACCCCGCCGAGCGCGGCCGGGTCCTGGCCTGGCGGGTGGGGTTCCTCGGCGTGGCGATCCTGCTGTCCGGCGCGGCCGCCCCGGCGATCGCGCACGCCGACGGCGGCGGCCCCGCGGGCTACCGGCTGATGGGGGTCGCCGTCGCCGCGCTGCTGGCCGTGGGCATGTTCGGTGCGTGGTTCACGACCCGGTGGGCCCCCGCGGTGGCCCGCAGCCGGGCCGAGCCGTCGCTCCGGGCACAACTGGCGGCGGCACGGTCGAACCGCCCCTTCCTGTTCCTCGCCGGGATGTGGACCCTCCAGGCCCTCGCGGTAGGCGTGATGCTCGCGGGGGTGCAGTACTTCGCCACGTACACCCTGGGCTCGCCCGCCGCGGTGACGCCGCTGTTCGCCTGCCTGATCGGCCCGCTGGTCCTCGTGATGCCGCTGTGGCGCCGGCTGGCGGACCGGCTCGGCGTGAAAGGGGCCCAGTGGTGTGCCTCGCTGCTCTTCCTTGCGGGTGCGCTGGTCCTCGCGCTCACGCCCGTCGCGGGGCCCGTCACGGGCTACGGTGCCGTCGTGCTGATCGGCGTCGCCTACGCGGGACTCCAGCTGCTGCCGCTCTCCATGCTCGCCGACACCCTGGCGGCCGACGTCCTGCGCACGGGGCGACGGCGGGCCGCCACGTTCACCGGCCTGTGGACCGCCGCCGAGACACTGGCGTTCGCCCTGGGGGCGGGGCTGTTCGCGGCGGTGCTGGCGGCCAGCGGGTTCCGCTCGTCGGACGCCGAACACCGCGTGGCGCAGCCCGACTCCGCGCTCACCGGGATCGCGGCGGGCATGAGCCTGCTGCCCGCCGTCGCGGCCGCGGCGAGCCTGTGGCTGCTCCACCGCTACCACGAGGACGGCGGCGTGCCGCCCGGATCCGGCGACGCCCCGGCCGGCGGCTCCGCTGGCCCGGACGCCCATGACACCCACGACGCCCCCGCGCCTGCCGTGCCCGGACAGGCGGCAGCGCAGCAGGAAGTGAGGGACGGCAATGCCGACTGA
- a CDS encoding SRPBCC family protein, with protein MARTRRLILSPPGDVWRLLADGHRYGEWVTGTRRVTHADSHWPDVGARLSVRVGVGPLTLDDTCVVRVCEPGRRLELEAKADPFGAARIAMRLLPWGGSTLLTLDWHPLRGPGTRMHGLPVDYLVGIRNGMMLTKLARIAVRERALRV; from the coding sequence ATGGCCCGTACCCGCCGTCTGATCCTCAGCCCGCCCGGCGACGTGTGGCGTCTGCTCGCCGACGGCCACCGCTACGGCGAGTGGGTCACCGGGACCCGGCGGGTGACGCACGCCGACTCCCACTGGCCGGACGTGGGCGCCCGGCTCAGCGTCCGGGTCGGGGTGGGGCCGCTGACCCTCGACGACACCTGTGTCGTGCGCGTCTGCGAACCCGGGCGGCGCCTCGAACTGGAGGCGAAGGCCGACCCGTTCGGTGCGGCACGCATCGCCATGCGCCTGCTGCCGTGGGGCGGGAGCACCCTCCTCACCCTCGACTGGCACCCGCTGCGCGGCCCCGGCACCCGGATGCACGGGCTGCCCGTGGACTACCTGGTCGGCATCCGCAACGGCATGATGCTGACCAAACTGGCCCGGATCGCCGTCCGGGAGCGCGCCCTGAGGGTGTGA
- a CDS encoding SsgA family sporulation/cell division regulator, whose translation MATFSDGSLPDQRSTTRRVIAHQVREDTRIPVTTTLRYDSRDPYAVGFVFHVAPGADVVWYVDRGMLHAGVDAPAGTGDVRVSPSPGGEVLLDLDRDGHRALIAVDRGPLVKLLRKSYALVPLGGESAHLDWTAVTDALAS comes from the coding sequence ATGGCCACGTTCAGCGACGGCAGTCTGCCGGACCAGCGCAGCACCACGCGGCGGGTGATCGCCCATCAGGTCCGGGAGGACACCCGCATACCCGTCACCACCACGCTGCGCTACGACAGCCGGGACCCCTACGCCGTCGGGTTCGTCTTCCACGTCGCGCCCGGCGCGGACGTGGTCTGGTACGTCGACCGTGGCATGCTGCACGCGGGCGTCGACGCGCCCGCCGGCACCGGCGACGTCCGCGTCTCGCCCTCTCCCGGCGGTGAGGTCCTGCTCGATCTCGACCGGGACGGGCACCGGGCCCTCATAGCGGTCGACCGCGGACCGCTGGTGAAGCTCCTGCGGAAGTCGTACGCCCTGGTGCCCCTGGGCGGCGAGAGCGCCCACCTCGACTGGACCGCGGTGACCGACGCCCTGGCCTCGTGA
- a CDS encoding TOPRIM nucleotidyl transferase/hydrolase domain-containing protein has product MADVRAFRDAVTGWAAAGTGPGAGEPAARARELAALLPVRTAVLLEGLSDVAAVETLAARRGRDLAAEGVCVVPMGGAMSVGRFTVLLGPGGLGLRLTGLCDENEHPFYDRAFLRAGAPPRDVFVCARDLEDEFLRALGTDRVEEIVRAEGDLRPWQTFRRQPAQLERPVHEQLRRFLGTKKGRKIRYGRLLVEALGPGRAPRPLEDLFATL; this is encoded by the coding sequence ATGGCGGATGTACGGGCGTTCCGGGACGCGGTCACGGGCTGGGCGGCGGCGGGGACGGGCCCGGGGGCCGGTGAGCCCGCCGCACGGGCGAGGGAGCTGGCGGCACTGCTGCCGGTGCGGACCGCGGTGCTGCTGGAGGGGCTGAGCGACGTGGCGGCAGTGGAGACGCTCGCCGCCCGGCGGGGCCGGGACCTCGCGGCCGAGGGGGTGTGCGTGGTGCCGATGGGCGGGGCGATGAGCGTCGGCCGGTTCACCGTCCTGCTCGGACCCGGCGGGCTCGGGCTCCGTCTCACCGGGCTGTGCGACGAGAACGAGCACCCGTTCTACGACCGCGCGTTCCTGCGGGCCGGAGCGCCGCCGCGGGACGTGTTCGTCTGCGCGCGCGACCTGGAGGACGAGTTCCTCCGCGCGCTGGGCACGGACCGGGTCGAGGAGATCGTGCGTGCGGAGGGCGACCTGCGGCCCTGGCAGACGTTCCGGCGGCAGCCCGCGCAGCTGGAGCGCCCCGTGCACGAGCAGCTGCGGCGCTTCCTCGGCACGAAGAAGGGCCGCAAGATCCGCTACGGGCGGCTGCTGGTCGAGGCACTCGGACCCGGGCGTGCCCCGCGCCCGCTGGAGGACCTGTTCGCGACGCTGTGA
- a CDS encoding helix-turn-helix transcriptional regulator — MIETLAFQSNRLDVTEDFLSRAYTPMRIGGRPQKTGARIERASAGGLLVDKVDFDYTLSYDAGALDKVCLITLHRGLIVDTTGGGRTAHGPGETFLVALPDRPYTGEERGARYTITMFDAALLDQVAGGDERRDGPVRFTGRTPVDEEAGRRLGRTVAFLRDTVLGGPAPAAEGLVVSTALRHLAAVALTSLPGTLTAHRPRPVDGRDAGTATLRRAMTFIEENAHRDIGLSDIAAAVRVTPRAVQYAFRRHASTTPLGHLRRVRLAHAHGDLRAATTEVSSVLDIAARWGFAHPGRFAAAYRDAYGASPSDTLRAAP; from the coding sequence GTGATCGAGACACTCGCGTTCCAGAGCAATCGCCTCGACGTGACGGAGGACTTCCTCAGCCGCGCGTACACGCCCATGCGGATCGGCGGACGCCCGCAGAAGACCGGGGCGCGCATCGAACGCGCGTCGGCCGGCGGTCTGCTGGTCGACAAGGTGGACTTCGACTACACGCTGTCGTACGACGCGGGCGCACTGGACAAGGTCTGTCTGATCACCCTGCACCGCGGTCTGATCGTGGACACCACCGGCGGCGGCCGCACCGCGCACGGCCCCGGTGAGACCTTCCTGGTCGCGCTCCCGGACCGGCCGTACACGGGCGAGGAGCGCGGGGCCCGCTACACGATCACCATGTTCGACGCCGCGCTGCTGGACCAGGTCGCGGGCGGTGACGAACGGCGGGACGGCCCGGTCCGGTTCACCGGCCGGACGCCCGTCGACGAGGAGGCCGGGCGCCGCCTGGGCAGGACGGTAGCCTTCCTGCGCGACACCGTGCTCGGCGGGCCCGCCCCGGCGGCGGAAGGCCTGGTGGTCTCCACCGCCCTGCGCCACCTGGCGGCGGTCGCCCTGACGTCCCTGCCCGGCACGCTGACGGCGCACCGGCCGCGGCCCGTCGACGGCAGGGACGCCGGAACCGCCACGCTGCGCCGGGCGATGACCTTCATCGAGGAGAACGCACACCGGGACATCGGGCTCTCGGACATCGCCGCGGCCGTGCGGGTGACGCCCCGCGCCGTCCAGTACGCGTTCCGGCGGCACGCGTCCACCACGCCGCTGGGTCATCTGCGCCGGGTGCGTCTGGCGCACGCCCACGGCGACCTCAGGGCCGCCACCACCGAGGTGTCGAGCGTGCTGGACATCGCCGCCCGGTGGGGGTTCGCGCACCCGGGCCGTTTCGCGGCCGCCTACCGGGACGCGTACGGCGCCTCGCCCTCCGACACCCTGCGCGCCGCGCCCTGA
- a CDS encoding DUF6084 family protein — translation MTEFSFSCLGVRPDPCAAAPTLVFRLRITASTGVRVHALALRCGLRIEPARRGYDAEEAAALGDLLGERSRWGGLDPVRIAQVSAMVPGFAGGIETDLAVPCTYDTDVVASRYFRSLNGGDVPLLLRFSGTAFTGAAGVAVEPVDWEEEISHAMPVKTWHEMIDQHFPGCGWLRLPGDAMDALLAYRTRNALPSWEATVERLLDGAGEGAH, via the coding sequence GTGACCGAATTCTCCTTCAGCTGCCTCGGGGTGCGGCCCGACCCCTGCGCCGCGGCGCCCACCCTGGTGTTCCGCCTGCGGATCACCGCCTCCACGGGCGTCCGGGTGCACGCCCTCGCGCTGCGCTGCGGGCTCCGCATCGAACCCGCCCGGCGCGGATACGACGCCGAGGAGGCCGCCGCCCTCGGCGACCTGCTCGGCGAACGCTCCCGCTGGGGCGGCCTCGACCCCGTGCGGATCGCCCAGGTCTCCGCCATGGTCCCCGGCTTCGCCGGCGGGATCGAGACCGACCTCGCCGTGCCCTGCACCTACGACACCGATGTCGTCGCCTCCCGCTACTTCCGCTCCCTGAACGGCGGGGACGTCCCGCTGCTCCTGCGGTTCTCCGGCACCGCCTTCACCGGCGCGGCGGGCGTCGCCGTCGAGCCGGTGGACTGGGAGGAGGAGATCTCCCACGCCATGCCGGTGAAGACCTGGCACGAGATGATCGACCAGCACTTCCCCGGATGCGGATGGCTCCGGCTCCCCGGCGACGCGATGGACGCCCTCCTCGCCTACCGCACCCGCAACGCGCTCCCGTCCTGGGAGGCCACCGTCGAGCGGCTGCTCGACGGGGCGGGGGAGGGGGCCCACTGA
- a CDS encoding pyridoxal phosphate-dependent decarboxylase family protein has product MPTEPARPPGGGQPADALLAELRGLRAGDAPTRGGRTFAYVYDAGLDGLDELAAAAYAAFATVNGLDPTVFPSVARLENDVVGAVAAVLGTPGCQGSFTSGGTESILLAVKTARDHARARRGVTAPQMVLPSTAHAAFHKAAHYLGLETVVVPVDPVTFRADAAGTAAAITDRTVLVVASAPSYAHGVIDPVGAIAAAAARRGVLCHVDACIGGWLLPRLRRAGREIEPFDLSVPGVTSLSVDLHKYGYADKGASVVLYRDGELRRHQYFAHAGWPGYPVVNPTVQGTKPAGLLAQAWAVLRYVGDDGYAALAGEVASASDRLLSGLRAMPGLRVLGDPVAGLVAVTVLSGPEAEHPGGPAGAERHEGPAGAEGDDRPSTAGGGRGPSPADRGAGRAGPADGHGPSGTDRGGEPDLGLLLHLADEMRERGWYLQPQLSFDGLPPNLHLTLTPATAGRVDALLEDLAAALAAARALPPVTVDPGLAALAAGLDPDSLGPDEVAAVLAFAGLGGGNGLPARTAPVLMLLDALPRPLKERLLTEFIGSVFHV; this is encoded by the coding sequence ATGCCGACTGAACCCGCCCGCCCACCGGGCGGCGGACAGCCCGCCGACGCGCTGCTCGCCGAGCTGCGCGGGCTCCGCGCGGGCGACGCCCCCACCAGGGGCGGCCGGACGTTCGCCTACGTGTACGACGCCGGGCTCGACGGACTCGACGAGCTGGCCGCCGCCGCGTACGCGGCCTTCGCCACGGTCAACGGCCTGGACCCGACGGTCTTCCCGAGCGTGGCCCGGCTGGAGAACGACGTGGTGGGCGCCGTCGCGGCGGTGCTCGGCACACCGGGCTGCCAGGGCAGTTTCACCAGCGGCGGCACGGAGAGCATCCTGCTGGCGGTCAAGACGGCCCGCGACCACGCGCGGGCCCGCCGCGGGGTCACGGCGCCCCAGATGGTGCTGCCGTCCACGGCGCACGCGGCGTTCCACAAGGCCGCGCACTACCTGGGCCTGGAGACGGTCGTGGTCCCCGTCGACCCGGTGACCTTCCGGGCCGACGCGGCCGGGACGGCCGCGGCGATCACCGACCGCACCGTGCTGGTCGTCGCCTCGGCTCCGTCGTACGCGCACGGAGTCATCGACCCGGTCGGCGCCATCGCGGCCGCGGCGGCCCGGCGCGGCGTGCTGTGCCACGTGGACGCGTGCATCGGCGGCTGGCTCCTCCCCCGGCTGCGCCGGGCCGGGCGGGAGATCGAACCCTTCGACCTGTCGGTGCCGGGGGTCACCTCCCTCTCCGTCGACCTGCACAAGTACGGGTACGCGGACAAGGGGGCCTCCGTGGTGCTGTACCGCGACGGGGAGCTGCGCCGCCACCAGTACTTCGCGCACGCCGGCTGGCCCGGGTACCCGGTCGTCAACCCGACGGTGCAGGGCACGAAACCGGCCGGACTGCTCGCGCAGGCGTGGGCCGTGCTCCGGTACGTCGGCGACGACGGCTACGCGGCCCTGGCGGGCGAGGTGGCGTCGGCGTCGGACCGGCTGCTGTCCGGGCTGCGGGCGATGCCCGGTCTGCGGGTGCTCGGCGACCCGGTCGCCGGGCTCGTCGCCGTCACCGTCCTGAGCGGGCCGGAGGCGGAGCACCCCGGCGGGCCGGCCGGAGCGGAACGGCACGAGGGACCGGCCGGAGCGGAGGGGGACGACCGGCCGTCCACGGCCGGGGGCGGTCGCGGCCCGTCACCGGCGGACCGCGGCGCCGGACGGGCCGGACCGGCGGACGGCCACGGACCGTCCGGCACGGACCGCGGCGGCGAGCCGGACCTGGGGCTGCTGCTGCACCTGGCCGACGAGATGCGCGAGCGGGGCTGGTACCTCCAGCCCCAGCTCTCCTTCGACGGCCTGCCGCCCAATCTCCACCTGACCCTGACACCGGCCACCGCCGGCCGGGTGGACGCCCTGCTGGAGGATCTCGCGGCGGCCCTCGCGGCAGCCCGCGCGCTGCCGCCGGTCACCGTCGATCCGGGTCTGGCCGCGCTCGCCGCCGGGCTCGACCCGGACTCCCTCGGCCCCGACGAGGTCGCCGCCGTCCTGGCGTTCGCCGGGCTGGGCGGCGGGAACGGCCTGCCGGCCCGGACGGCCCCCGTGCTGATGCTGCTCGACGCGCTGCCCCGGCCGCTCAAGGAGCGGCTGCTGACCGAGTTCATCGGCTCGGTCTTCCACGTGTGA
- a CDS encoding hydrogenase maturation protein: MRILLIASSYNSLTQRVHAELRDRGHTVPVEITPDTASVRDAVARHRPDLVVAPLLRAVVPKDVWTAHHCLIVHPGPAGDRGPSSLDRAIQDGATEWGVTVLQADEELDAGDVWATVPFRIPRTAAKSDLYRNELADAAVEAVHLAVERVAAGAAPVPQTGPVSARPRLRQEDRRIDWAADTTERVLRTLRAADSQPGVRDRLLGGEWFLHGGHAEDTLRGRPGDLLATRAGAVCRATADGAVWIPELRLRTGPGEPRACKLPATLALAGRLPRLPELPPQAAAGVRTWSDIRYREHGSVGVLSFTFPGGAMSTDHCRRLLAAYRSACTRPTSVLVLGGQRDVFSHGIHLGVIEAAADPAAESWANVNAMNDLVGAVLGTTDRLVVGAVGGNAAAGGVMLALAADEVWCRSGSVLNPHYRRMGLYGSEYWTYTLPRKVGADMAVRLTDEARPLTAATALGIGLVDRVADCEPSAFLPEITRWAARLASHPATRTRIAAKKAEHDRREACTPPGAYRDQELARMRRTFTDPAAPYHALRRAFARKTAPRAGSPDGPGAGAPAPADR; this comes from the coding sequence ATGCGCATTCTGCTCATCGCCAGCAGCTACAACAGCCTCACCCAGCGGGTCCACGCGGAACTGCGGGACCGCGGGCACACCGTCCCCGTGGAGATCACCCCCGACACCGCCTCCGTCCGTGACGCCGTCGCGCGCCACCGGCCCGATCTCGTCGTCGCCCCCCTGCTCAGGGCCGTCGTCCCGAAGGACGTGTGGACCGCCCACCACTGCCTGATCGTCCACCCCGGGCCCGCCGGCGACCGCGGGCCGTCCTCGCTCGACCGGGCGATCCAGGACGGGGCCACCGAATGGGGCGTCACCGTCCTGCAGGCAGACGAGGAGCTGGACGCGGGCGACGTCTGGGCCACCGTCCCGTTCCGGATCCCGCGGACGGCCGCCAAGAGCGACCTCTACCGCAACGAACTGGCGGACGCCGCCGTCGAGGCCGTGCACCTCGCGGTCGAACGGGTCGCCGCCGGAGCCGCCCCCGTCCCGCAGACCGGTCCGGTGAGCGCCCGGCCCCGCCTCCGCCAGGAGGACCGCCGCATCGACTGGGCGGCGGACACCACCGAGCGGGTGCTGCGCACCCTGCGGGCCGCCGACTCCCAGCCCGGCGTGCGCGACCGGTTGCTCGGCGGCGAATGGTTCCTCCACGGCGGCCACGCCGAGGACACCCTGCGCGGCCGCCCCGGCGACCTGCTGGCCACCCGCGCGGGCGCGGTCTGCCGGGCCACCGCCGACGGCGCGGTCTGGATCCCCGAACTCCGCCTCCGCACCGGCCCCGGCGAGCCCCGGGCCTGCAAGCTCCCGGCCACCCTGGCCCTCGCGGGCCGCCTGCCGCGCCTCCCCGAGCTGCCCCCGCAGGCGGCCGCCGGCGTCCGCACCTGGTCCGACATCCGCTACCGGGAGCACGGGTCCGTCGGAGTGCTCTCGTTCACCTTCCCGGGCGGTGCGATGAGCACCGACCACTGCCGCCGGCTGCTGGCCGCCTACCGCTCCGCGTGCACCCGGCCCACCTCGGTACTGGTGCTCGGCGGGCAGCGCGACGTCTTCTCCCACGGCATCCATCTCGGCGTCATCGAGGCGGCCGCCGATCCGGCGGCCGAGTCCTGGGCGAACGTCAACGCCATGAACGACCTCGTCGGGGCGGTCCTCGGTACGACGGACCGGCTCGTCGTCGGCGCGGTCGGCGGCAACGCCGCGGCCGGCGGCGTCATGCTCGCCCTCGCCGCCGACGAGGTCTGGTGCCGCTCCGGATCGGTCCTCAACCCCCACTACCGCCGCATGGGCCTCTACGGTTCCGAGTACTGGACGTACACCCTGCCGCGCAAGGTGGGCGCCGACATGGCGGTCCGGCTCACCGACGAGGCACGGCCCCTCACGGCGGCCACCGCGCTGGGCATCGGGCTCGTCGACCGGGTGGCCGACTGCGAACCCTCCGCCTTCCTGCCGGAGATCACCCGATGGGCGGCCCGCCTGGCGTCCCACCCGGCCACCCGTACCCGCATCGCCGCGAAGAAGGCCGAGCACGACCGGCGCGAGGCATGCACCCCGCCGGGCGCCTACCGGGACCAGGAACTCGCCCGCATGCGGCGGACGTTCACCGACCCCGCCGCGCCCTACCACGCGCTCCGCCGCGCGTTCGCGCGCAAGACGGCACCCCGCGCCGGCTCCCCGGACGGCCCGGGGGCCGGGGCGCCGGCCCCGGCCGACCGCTGA
- a CDS encoding snapalysin family zinc-dependent metalloprotease, protein MPNRTWTAWTGAAAAIALAVTPAADVAAAPQPEQSAAAVVTLRYDDSRAAGWEAAIAAGVARWNAAVDTVHLVEAPPGTTAEIQIVATTGWPQATLGPVRPGGRARVELGSQAVTQGHDKTRIAAHEIGHNLGLPDTKPGPCSQLMSGSSAGTGCRNSVPDAAERARVAALYAQGAARTPADGRVLVDAH, encoded by the coding sequence ATGCCGAACCGCACATGGACGGCGTGGACCGGCGCCGCGGCGGCGATCGCGCTCGCCGTGACGCCGGCCGCGGACGTCGCCGCCGCACCGCAGCCGGAGCAGAGCGCCGCAGCCGTCGTGACACTGCGCTACGACGACAGCCGCGCAGCCGGCTGGGAAGCGGCCATAGCCGCCGGAGTCGCCCGGTGGAACGCCGCCGTCGACACGGTGCACCTGGTCGAGGCCCCGCCCGGCACGACCGCGGAGATACAGATCGTGGCCACCACCGGCTGGCCGCAGGCCACGCTCGGCCCGGTCCGCCCCGGCGGGCGGGCACGCGTCGAACTCGGCAGCCAGGCGGTGACCCAGGGCCACGACAAGACCCGGATCGCCGCCCACGAGATCGGACACAACCTGGGGCTGCCGGACACCAAGCCCGGACCCTGCTCCCAGCTGATGTCGGGCTCCAGCGCGGGCACCGGCTGCCGCAACTCCGTGCCCGACGCGGCCGAACGGGCCCGCGTCGCGGCGCTCTACGCACAGGGCGCCGCACGGACACCGGCCGACGGACGCGTCCTCGTGGACGCGCACTGA
- the thpR gene encoding RNA 2',3'-cyclic phosphodiesterase: MTEASGHGSVPHADPGRPASTTRVFIALAPPDEAKDELARALAPAYAAHPRMRWNRIEDWHITLAFLGELPVAAVPALRAPLAELASARRPLALALRGGGHFDERVLWTGIAGDLDGLHRLAGDVRAAVGEAGVPFTGRPLRPHLTLARARRDDIAAVPRAAEGLAGFTGIPWRAARLHLVGSDFGRGPGPIRYGDIASWPFEGP, encoded by the coding sequence ATGACCGAGGCGTCCGGGCACGGGAGCGTGCCGCACGCGGACCCGGGGCGCCCCGCGTCGACCACCCGGGTCTTCATCGCCCTCGCCCCTCCCGACGAGGCCAAGGACGAGCTGGCCCGGGCCCTGGCCCCGGCGTATGCGGCGCACCCCCGCATGCGCTGGAACCGCATCGAGGACTGGCACATCACCCTGGCGTTCCTCGGCGAGCTTCCCGTGGCGGCCGTGCCGGCCCTGCGCGCACCGCTCGCGGAACTGGCGTCCGCACGCCGGCCGCTCGCGCTCGCGCTGCGCGGCGGCGGACACTTCGACGAGCGGGTGCTGTGGACCGGGATCGCCGGGGACCTCGACGGGCTGCACCGGCTGGCCGGCGACGTGCGCGCGGCGGTCGGGGAGGCCGGCGTCCCCTTCACGGGCCGCCCTCTGCGACCGCACCTCACCCTGGCCCGCGCCCGCCGCGACGACATCGCGGCCGTGCCGCGGGCGGCGGAGGGGCTCGCCGGATTCACGGGCATCCCGTGGCGGGCCGCCCGACTCCATCTGGTGGGCAGCGACTTCGGCAGGGGGCCGGGGCCGATACGGTACGGCGACATCGCCTCCTGGCCGTTCGAGGGGCCCTGA